A window of the Radiobacillus deserti genome harbors these coding sequences:
- the serA gene encoding phosphoglycerate dehydrogenase, producing MVLKVLISDPLSEDGIYPLRQAEHIEVTVDTGLTPEELAEKIEAFDALLVRSQTQVTREIIEKAKNLKIVGRAGVGVDNIDLDAATEHGIIVVNAPDGNTNSAAEHTMAMIMSLARNIPQAYHALKNKKWDRKKYVGVELKNKTLGVVGLGRIGAEVAARAKGQRMNVVAYDPFLTEEKAEKMGIGYGTLEEVLAQADFITIHTPLLKETKHLINKEAFEKMKDGVQIVNCARGGIIDEDALYDAIVNKKVAGAGLDVFEQEPVTDHKLLELPEVIATPHLGASTVEAQESVAIDVSHDVVNFLSGGLAKNPVNLPSVAKEVMNKIEPYFYLAEKLGVFVSNLTQGVMEEVNIYYSGELTDFEVGPLTRNALKGLLKRHLGDHVNDVNAAFLADRKGIEVHEHKSSSAKGFTNLLTVEVKTNVGTRKVAGTLLNGLGARIVLVDTYSVDVLPEGHMVFIRHKDQPGAIGRVGTLLAREEINIATMQVGRSNAGGDAIMMLTIDKHLERRALDQLSQLSDIYGVTPIDL from the coding sequence ATGGTCTTAAAGGTACTGATAAGTGATCCGTTAAGTGAAGATGGAATCTATCCATTACGACAAGCCGAGCATATAGAAGTTACTGTAGATACTGGACTAACACCGGAAGAATTGGCGGAGAAGATTGAAGCCTTTGATGCATTACTCGTTCGAAGCCAGACGCAGGTTACGAGAGAGATTATAGAGAAAGCAAAAAACTTAAAAATTGTAGGAAGAGCAGGAGTCGGTGTCGATAATATCGACCTAGATGCAGCAACGGAACATGGAATCATTGTCGTAAATGCTCCTGATGGAAATACCAACTCTGCGGCCGAGCACACGATGGCGATGATAATGTCATTAGCTCGAAACATCCCTCAAGCCTACCATGCCTTAAAAAATAAAAAATGGGATCGTAAAAAATATGTGGGAGTAGAGCTGAAAAATAAAACATTAGGTGTTGTTGGGCTAGGGAGAATTGGAGCAGAGGTGGCAGCTCGTGCAAAAGGTCAACGTATGAATGTAGTAGCTTATGATCCATTTTTGACAGAAGAAAAAGCGGAAAAAATGGGGATTGGGTACGGGACGTTAGAAGAGGTGTTGGCTCAAGCTGATTTTATAACTATCCATACTCCATTATTAAAAGAAACAAAGCATTTAATAAATAAGGAAGCATTTGAGAAAATGAAAGATGGTGTACAAATCGTAAACTGCGCACGTGGTGGTATCATAGATGAAGATGCACTATATGATGCGATTGTGAACAAAAAAGTTGCAGGAGCTGGACTCGATGTATTCGAACAGGAACCTGTAACGGACCATAAGCTTTTGGAGCTACCGGAAGTAATTGCAACGCCCCACTTAGGAGCAAGTACTGTAGAGGCACAGGAAAGTGTAGCCATAGATGTGAGCCACGATGTGGTGAATTTCCTATCTGGTGGGTTAGCGAAAAATCCAGTTAATTTACCATCTGTCGCAAAAGAAGTAATGAATAAAATAGAGCCATATTTTTATTTAGCGGAAAAGTTAGGTGTATTCGTATCCAATTTGACGCAAGGGGTCATGGAGGAAGTCAACATCTACTATTCTGGAGAATTAACGGATTTTGAGGTGGGTCCATTAACACGAAATGCGTTAAAAGGATTATTAAAACGCCATTTAGGAGATCATGTCAACGATGTAAATGCAGCTTTTTTAGCTGATCGAAAGGGAATCGAAGTACATGAGCATAAGTCATCCTCTGCCAAAGGTTTTACAAACCTATTAACAGTAGAAGTGAAGACAAATGTAGGTACTAGAAAAGTAGCTGGAACGCTTCTAAATGGACTTGGTGCTCGTATTGTCTTAGTAGATACGTATAGTGTGGATGTGTTGCCAGAAGGGCACATGGTATTTATTAGACATAAAGACCAACCAGGTGCGATTGGTCGAGTAGGTACTTTATTGGCTCGAGAAGAAATCAACATAGCGACAATGCAGGTTGGCCGTTCGAACGCAGGTGGAGATGCAATTATGATGTTAACCATTGATAAGCATTTAGAAAGAAGAGCATTAGATCAACTTAGTCAGCTATCGGATATTTACGGTGTAACCCCAATAGATTTGTAA
- the rpsR gene encoding 30S ribosomal protein S18 translates to MAGRRGGRAKRRKVCYFTANGITHIDYKDVDLLRRFVSERGKILPRRVTGTSAKYQRKLTIAIKRARQMALLPYVSE, encoded by the coding sequence ATGGCAGGACGTCGTGGTGGACGCGCAAAGCGTCGTAAGGTGTGTTACTTCACAGCGAACGGAATTACACACATTGACTACAAAGATGTTGATCTTCTAAGACGTTTCGTTTCCGAACGTGGAAAAATTCTTCCTCGTCGTGTAACTGGAACTTCTGCAAAATATCAACGTAAACTAACAATTGCTATTAAACGAGCTCGTCAAATGGCATTGTTACCATACGTAAGTGAATAA
- the ssb gene encoding single-stranded DNA-binding protein produces MLNRVVLVGRLTKDPDLRYTPNGVAVANFTLAVNRPFSNQQGNREADFINCVVWRRPAENLANFMSKGSLVGVDGRIQTRSFDGQDGKRVFITEVVADSVQFLETKGASSGGGQGSAGFQPNQNQSNNNDFAREDDPFRDNGEPIDISDDDLPF; encoded by the coding sequence ATGTTGAATCGTGTCGTACTCGTCGGCAGGTTGACGAAGGATCCGGACTTACGCTATACACCAAATGGAGTAGCTGTAGCCAATTTCACCTTAGCAGTAAATCGTCCTTTTTCTAACCAACAAGGAAACAGAGAAGCGGATTTTATTAACTGTGTTGTTTGGAGAAGACCAGCAGAAAACTTAGCAAACTTTATGAGTAAAGGGAGCTTAGTTGGAGTAGATGGTCGTATCCAAACAAGAAGTTTTGACGGACAAGACGGAAAACGTGTCTTTATTACGGAAGTTGTAGCGGATTCTGTGCAATTCCTAGAAACAAAAGGTGCCTCTTCCGGAGGAGGACAAGGTTCGGCTGGATTCCAACCAAATCAGAACCAATCAAACAACAATGACTTTGCAAGAGAGGACGACCCATTCCGTGATAATGGGGAGCCAATTGATATATCTGATGACGATTTACCATTCTAA
- the rpsF gene encoding 30S ribosomal protein S6, with amino-acid sequence MRKYEIMYIVRPDIEEEAKTALVERFNGILTDNGAEIEKVEEVGKKRLAYEINDYRDGIYVLINFKGDENAINEFDRQAKFSDDIIRHIAIREDEQ; translated from the coding sequence ATGAGAAAATATGAAATCATGTACATCGTCCGCCCAGATATCGAAGAGGAAGCGAAAACAGCTCTAGTTGAGCGTTTTAACGGAATCCTTACTGATAACGGTGCGGAAATCGAAAAAGTTGAAGAAGTAGGGAAGAAACGCCTTGCTTATGAAATCAATGATTATCGCGATGGTATCTACGTATTGATTAACTTTAAAGGCGATGAAAACGCCATTAATGAATTCGACCGTCAAGCGAAATTCTCTGATGACATTATTCGTCACATTGCGATTCGCGAAGACGAACAATAA
- the ychF gene encoding redox-regulated ATPase YchF: MALTAGIVGLPNVGKSTLFNAITQAGAESANYPFCTIDPNVGIVEVPDYRLGKLTELVNPKKTIPTAFEFTDIAGIVKGASKGEGLGNQFLSHIRQVDAICHVVRCFQDENITHVSGKVDPISDIETINLELILADLESVTKRIQRVEKLAKQKDKEAIVEYEVLSKLKDALENEIPARAVELTDDQKKIAKGLHLLTSKSVLYVANVGEDELLEAEQNPNVKLVREFAATEGSEVIVISAKVESEIAELEGEEKEMFLEELGIKESGLDQLIRAAYSMLGLATYFTAGEQEVRAWTFKKGIKAPQAAGIIHTDFEKGFIRAETVSYNDLMDAGSMTAAKEKGKVRLEGKEYLVQDGDVMHFRFNV; the protein is encoded by the coding sequence ATGGCTTTAACAGCAGGAATCGTTGGTTTACCAAACGTTGGGAAATCAACTTTATTTAACGCAATTACACAAGCAGGTGCAGAATCAGCGAATTATCCGTTTTGTACAATTGATCCAAATGTAGGGATTGTAGAAGTTCCTGATTATCGTCTTGGCAAATTAACAGAGCTAGTAAATCCGAAAAAAACAATCCCAACCGCGTTTGAATTTACGGATATTGCAGGAATTGTAAAGGGGGCAAGTAAAGGGGAAGGACTCGGTAATCAGTTCCTATCTCATATTAGACAAGTAGATGCTATTTGTCATGTCGTTCGATGCTTTCAAGATGAAAACATTACCCACGTTTCGGGTAAGGTAGATCCAATCTCTGATATTGAAACCATTAATTTAGAGCTAATTTTAGCGGATTTAGAGAGTGTAACAAAGAGAATCCAACGAGTTGAAAAATTAGCGAAGCAAAAAGATAAAGAAGCAATCGTGGAATATGAGGTCCTTTCGAAACTGAAGGATGCACTAGAAAATGAGATTCCTGCAAGAGCAGTGGAACTGACAGATGATCAAAAGAAAATTGCTAAAGGGCTTCACTTATTAACAAGCAAGTCTGTCCTTTACGTTGCTAACGTTGGGGAAGATGAGTTGCTAGAAGCAGAACAAAATCCGAATGTAAAATTAGTACGCGAATTTGCTGCAACGGAAGGTTCAGAAGTAATTGTAATAAGTGCTAAAGTAGAATCTGAAATTGCTGAGTTAGAGGGAGAAGAAAAAGAAATGTTCCTAGAGGAGCTCGGTATTAAAGAATCCGGTCTAGATCAGCTTATTCGTGCTGCATATTCCATGTTAGGATTAGCTACTTATTTTACAGCGGGGGAACAAGAAGTAAGAGCTTGGACCTTTAAAAAAGGTATAAAAGCACCACAAGCTGCAGGAATTATTCATACGGACTTTGAAAAAGGATTTATTCGCGCAGAAACAGTATCATACAATGATTTGATGGATGCAGGTTCTATGACTGCTGCAAAAGAAAAAGGAAAAGTAAGATTAGAAGGAAAAGAATACTTGGTGCAAGATGGAGATGTCATGCATTTCCGTTTTAATGTGTAA
- a CDS encoding DUF951 domain-containing protein has protein sequence MVEKDFQLHDVVQMKKPHPCGENRWKIIRMGMDIRIKCEGCGHSVLIPRKKFTSKLKKVLEREEQN, from the coding sequence ATGGTAGAGAAAGACTTTCAGCTTCATGATGTGGTTCAAATGAAAAAACCACACCCTTGTGGTGAAAATCGCTGGAAGATAATACGGATGGGGATGGATATCCGAATTAAATGTGAAGGTTGTGGACATAGCGTATTAATCCCCCGAAAGAAATTCACTAGTAAGCTAAAGAAAGTGTTAGAGCGTGAAGAACAAAATTAA
- a CDS encoding mechanosensitive ion channel family protein, protein MIEYMYEVVAGSESNFHKEWNGFLQKVVGPQLWKDLGQVLLRILIIVVIASVVIKLGKNIIERLFRKREKGPFKISARRENTLKKLIHNALNYIVYFTSFIMILEALSIPVGALLAGAGFAGLAIGFGTQNVVKDLVTGFFIIFEDQFSVGDYVRVSGIEGEVDEIGLRTTKIRSWTGELHILPNGNITQITNYSIHNSIAVVDVKVPYETEINKVDRLIEEVLCVLPARYPQIVSPPESLGIQLIDTSHVVLRITAEVKPMTHWEISRIIRKEIKHKFDEEQIDIPYPRMVMYAREKEQKEGE, encoded by the coding sequence ATGATAGAATATATGTATGAGGTTGTAGCTGGATCTGAAAGTAACTTTCACAAGGAATGGAACGGATTCCTGCAAAAAGTAGTAGGGCCACAACTTTGGAAAGACTTGGGACAAGTTTTACTGCGTATTCTAATCATTGTCGTCATTGCCTCTGTTGTGATTAAATTAGGAAAGAATATCATAGAACGGTTATTTCGTAAAAGAGAGAAGGGACCGTTCAAAATTTCTGCTCGTAGAGAAAATACGTTAAAAAAATTAATTCACAATGCGCTCAACTATATTGTGTATTTTACTTCATTCATTATGATACTGGAGGCACTATCCATTCCGGTAGGTGCGTTATTAGCAGGTGCGGGCTTTGCTGGTTTAGCTATTGGCTTCGGAACACAAAATGTAGTAAAGGATTTAGTAACAGGATTTTTTATTATTTTTGAAGATCAGTTTTCCGTAGGGGATTATGTCCGTGTATCTGGGATTGAAGGGGAAGTCGATGAAATAGGTTTACGGACAACTAAGATAAGAAGCTGGACAGGAGAACTCCACATACTTCCGAATGGGAACATTACACAAATAACAAATTACTCGATCCATAATAGTATTGCGGTTGTCGATGTGAAAGTTCCTTATGAAACGGAGATTAATAAAGTGGATCGTCTTATCGAAGAGGTATTATGCGTTCTTCCAGCAAGGTATCCACAGATAGTTAGTCCCCCAGAATCACTTGGAATTCAATTGATTGATACTTCTCATGTTGTACTTAGAATTACCGCAGAGGTAAAACCGATGACGCATTGGGAAATATCGCGTATTATTAGAAAAGAGATTAAACATAAATTTGATGAAGAACAAATCGATATTCCTTATCCACGAATGGTTATGTATGCGCGAGAAAAGGAACAAAAGGAAGGTGAGTAG
- a CDS encoding YkvI family membrane protein has translation MWNSGFKWMFLIIGTMIGAGYASGRELWQFFGKESGLAILLFTIFFTLSCYVILRISYENKSSNYFPVLEKIVGKKLSAIYDGMILLYLFSTTVIMLAGSGATLHAFNLPNWFGILFIALPLILVFIKDINGVLSLNSFILPLLIMGLFSVLVIFSLQNDLSFIPDLANQRNWTAAFPFTALNILPLIAVLGAVGNQVKGKGEIWIASLGSGLVLGVISYVYNNSLVQISDAVLLYEIPLFAILKDYPYVMFLFMSAMLWLAIFTTAVSGTLGLVTRLRNIISGPLWLLALLTILLMLPLTNIGFSTLIEYLYPLYGVLNLYVLSSILLYPIVNRYKGLEK, from the coding sequence ATGTGGAATTCAGGATTTAAATGGATGTTTTTAATAATTGGAACGATGATTGGCGCAGGATACGCTTCCGGTAGAGAACTGTGGCAATTTTTTGGTAAAGAAAGTGGACTTGCTATCCTGTTATTTACGATTTTTTTCACACTAAGCTGTTATGTTATTTTGCGAATTAGCTATGAAAATAAATCGTCTAACTATTTTCCTGTATTAGAAAAAATCGTTGGGAAAAAATTGAGTGCAATATATGATGGAATGATATTACTCTACTTATTTTCAACTACCGTTATCATGCTTGCGGGTAGTGGAGCCACACTTCACGCTTTTAACTTGCCAAATTGGTTTGGAATTTTATTTATTGCCTTACCATTAATACTTGTATTTATAAAAGATATAAATGGTGTTTTGTCATTGAACAGTTTTATTTTGCCACTATTAATTATGGGTCTTTTTAGCGTGCTTGTAATCTTTTCCTTACAGAATGATTTATCCTTCATTCCTGATTTAGCGAATCAACGGAATTGGACTGCTGCATTTCCTTTTACTGCACTAAATATCTTACCGTTAATCGCTGTATTAGGGGCAGTTGGAAATCAAGTAAAGGGAAAGGGTGAAATATGGATTGCTAGTCTCGGAAGTGGACTAGTTTTAGGAGTTATTTCTTATGTGTATAATAATAGCTTAGTGCAAATATCAGATGCTGTGCTTTTATATGAAATCCCATTATTTGCGATATTAAAGGATTACCCATATGTTATGTTTTTATTTATGTCTGCAATGTTGTGGTTAGCAATTTTTACAACCGCAGTATCTGGCACGTTAGGGTTAGTTACCCGTTTAAGAAACATTATTTCTGGTCCACTGTGGTTGTTAGCCCTTTTGACTATTCTATTGATGCTTCCACTAACCAATATCGGATTCTCAACGTTAATTGAATATCTTTACCCTTTATATGGTGTGTTGAACTTGTACGTGCTTTCCTCCATCCTTTTATACCCTATTGTTAATCGATACAAAGGATTAGAAAAATGA
- the yyaC gene encoding spore protease YyaC — protein MNRFSKNKRVVFSNDDSSLSLTLAKTLHQWRLNKDTEVVIVCIGTDRSTGDSLGPLTGTLLLEKGIRHLSVYGTLKDPVHAVNLKEKLQYIYKVHPSPFIIAVDACLGKKQSIGHIIAGQGSLKPGAALKKDLPEVGDSHISGVVNVGGYMDFLVLQNTRLHQVLEMAQKLATSLSYLDHLLALEKKIHPKLPSTKKAP, from the coding sequence ATGAACAGATTTTCAAAAAATAAAAGGGTTGTGTTCTCTAATGATGATTCTTCCCTTTCCTTAACGTTAGCTAAGACTCTCCATCAATGGCGGCTAAATAAAGATACAGAAGTAGTAATTGTTTGTATCGGAACAGATCGTTCAACTGGTGATTCTTTAGGGCCTCTGACAGGTACGCTATTGCTTGAAAAGGGAATAAGGCATTTATCTGTATATGGTACGCTAAAAGACCCAGTACATGCCGTTAATTTAAAGGAGAAGTTACAATACATTTACAAGGTACATCCCTCCCCTTTCATTATTGCGGTAGATGCTTGTTTAGGGAAAAAGCAATCCATTGGACACATTATTGCGGGGCAAGGTTCATTGAAACCTGGTGCTGCATTAAAAAAGGACTTACCTGAGGTTGGCGATTCACACATATCCGGTGTTGTAAATGTTGGTGGATATATGGATTTTCTTGTTCTACAGAACACTAGATTGCACCAGGTGTTAGAGATGGCTCAAAAATTAGCAACTAGTCTTTCTTATTTAGATCATTTACTAGCATTAGAGAAAAAAATACACCCAAAACTTCCATCTACTAAAAAAGCCCCTTAA
- a CDS encoding DUF554 domain-containing protein, whose protein sequence is MALLGTLINGACILLGTVIGLFFTKIPEKMKQTIMNGIGLAVLLIGMQMAFKTENIVIVLLSLLTGAILGEVLQLDSNLNRFGQWVETKFKSKSEVSVAQGFITASLIFVVGAMAVIGALDSGLRGDHEVLITKGILDGFVALVLTTTLGFGVVLSVIPVLLYQGTIALLATNIQRMLPEEFMDMFIIEMTATGGLLIVAIGLNLLKITDIKVANLLPSIVMVALFIAIYQAWF, encoded by the coding sequence ATGGCGTTACTTGGAACATTAATAAATGGAGCATGTATCTTACTTGGAACAGTTATTGGGTTGTTTTTTACAAAAATTCCAGAGAAAATGAAACAAACCATTATGAATGGGATTGGTTTAGCTGTTCTCTTAATTGGTATGCAGATGGCTTTTAAAACAGAAAATATTGTTATTGTCCTACTTAGTCTATTAACGGGTGCCATACTAGGAGAAGTTCTTCAACTAGATTCTAATTTGAATCGTTTTGGACAATGGGTAGAAACGAAATTCAAGTCAAAAAGCGAAGTGAGTGTAGCACAAGGCTTTATTACAGCTTCACTTATCTTTGTAGTAGGTGCCATGGCAGTTATTGGTGCGTTAGATAGTGGGTTAAGAGGAGATCATGAAGTTTTAATTACAAAGGGCATACTGGACGGTTTTGTCGCACTAGTTCTTACCACAACACTCGGCTTTGGAGTTGTTTTATCTGTTATTCCAGTTCTTCTCTATCAAGGAACAATTGCGTTACTAGCAACGAATATTCAACGAATGCTACCAGAAGAATTTATGGATATGTTTATTATTGAAATGACTGCAACCGGAGGGTTGTTAATCGTCGCCATAGGATTGAATCTATTGAAAATAACAGATATAAAAGTAGCCAATCTATTACCTTCTATTGTGATGGTTGCATTATTTATAGCGATATATCAAGCATGGTTTTGA